In Halorubrum sp. PV6, a single window of DNA contains:
- a CDS encoding Gfo/Idh/MocA family protein, which yields MTTHTVAVIGAGPDPENPSVDGYAMGYRHAEAFESDPRCELVGVADIVPENGAAFADAFELPDGAVYESAEALLAGLAPDIVTVAVPPAVHHDVVVDCARSGAVTAIHCEKPMATSWTDAQSMVQECWRRDVQLTFNRQRRFGKPFVEAKRLLDEGEIGDLRRVEITWGDFYDTGAHTIDLAGMFNDDRGAEWVLAALEYGDEDVRFGTHQENQMWAQWRYENGVYGVLSGGEGSDIADASFVLRGTGGEIRIDVDDGPMLAVSHGGERRTVDVDGETMHATGDEGDRYGSAFHDRAATEVVDALEAGREPTISGRTGLNTTEVIFGGYESVRRTGRVDFPVDVPDHPLEAMVESGRLTPSPTDE from the coding sequence GTGACGACACACACCGTTGCCGTCATCGGCGCTGGACCGGACCCGGAGAACCCGTCCGTCGACGGGTACGCGATGGGGTATCGACACGCGGAGGCGTTCGAGAGCGACCCCCGATGCGAACTCGTCGGCGTCGCCGACATCGTCCCGGAAAACGGCGCTGCGTTCGCGGACGCGTTCGAACTCCCGGACGGGGCCGTCTACGAGTCGGCCGAAGCGCTGCTCGCCGGGCTTGCTCCCGACATCGTCACCGTCGCGGTACCCCCGGCGGTGCACCACGACGTGGTGGTCGACTGCGCCCGGAGCGGCGCGGTGACCGCGATCCACTGCGAGAAGCCGATGGCCACCTCGTGGACCGACGCTCAGTCGATGGTCCAGGAGTGCTGGCGGCGCGACGTACAGCTCACGTTCAACCGACAGCGGCGGTTCGGGAAGCCGTTCGTGGAGGCCAAGCGACTGCTCGACGAGGGGGAGATAGGCGACCTGCGACGAGTCGAGATTACGTGGGGCGACTTCTACGACACGGGCGCTCACACGATCGATCTGGCCGGGATGTTCAACGACGACCGGGGCGCCGAGTGGGTGCTGGCCGCACTGGAGTACGGCGACGAGGACGTGCGGTTCGGCACGCATCAGGAGAACCAGATGTGGGCGCAGTGGCGATACGAGAACGGCGTCTACGGCGTCCTCTCCGGCGGCGAGGGCAGCGACATCGCCGACGCCTCGTTCGTCCTTCGCGGCACCGGCGGGGAGATCCGAATCGACGTCGACGACGGCCCGATGCTCGCGGTCAGCCACGGCGGCGAGCGCCGGACCGTCGACGTCGACGGCGAGACGATGCACGCGACCGGCGACGAGGGGGACCGATACGGGTCGGCGTTCCACGACCGGGCGGCCACCGAGGTCGTCGACGCGCTCGAAGCGGGCCGCGAGCCGACCATCAGCGGCCGGACCGGGCTCAACACGACGGAGGTCATCTTCGGCGGGTACGAGTCGGTCCGGCGGACCGGCCGCGTCGACTTTCCGGTCGACGTGCCGGACCACCCGCTGGAGGCGATGGTGGAGTCGGGTCGGCTCACCCCGTCACCGACCGACGAGTAA